A section of the Oryza sativa Japonica Group chromosome 1, ASM3414082v1 genome encodes:
- the LOC4327059 gene encoding calcium-binding protein PBP1 produces MGAADKGTGVQFEDFLPSMARKLGVEGLIEELCKGFELLMDPGAGKITFRSLKRNAAMLGLGELRDDELSEMMREGDLDGDGALDQMEFCVLMVRLSPELMQDESHRAFQC; encoded by the coding sequence ATGGGCGCCGCCGACAAGGGCACCGGCGTGCAGTTCGAGGACTTCCTGCCGTCGATGGCGAGGAAGCTGGGCGTGGAGGGGCTGATCGAGGAGCTCTGCAAGGGGTTCGAGCTGCTCATGGACCCCGGCGCCGGCAAGATCACCTTCCGGAGCCTGAAGAGGAACGCGGCGATGCTAGGGCTCGGCGAGCTCCGGGACGACGAGCTGTCGGAGATGATGAGGGAAGGGGAcctcgacggggacggcgcgcTGGACCAGATGGAGTTCTGCGTCCTCATGGTCAGACTCAGCCCCGAGCTGATGCAGGATGAGTCGCATAGGGCGTTCCAGTGTTGA
- the LOC4327058 gene encoding frataxin, mitochondrial produces MASRKLVLGLTAARRLRSRAPVLVSSSPFLEASTSTSDATAATATRGSGLGPWGLFLSSRALSSTRPVSLSAGDAPGSSAADHRSILPEDEYHKLADETIHDLLEKLEEYGDSLQMDGFDIDYGNQVLTLRLGELGTYVVNKQAPNRQIWLSSPVSGPSRFDWDAPTNCWIYRRTGANLVELLEKEIGELCGTPVELS; encoded by the exons atggcgtcgcgGAAGCTCGTCCTCGGCCTCACGGCGGCAAGGCGGTTGAGGTCTCGCGCTCCCGTCCTCGTCTCGTCCTCTCCCTTCCTGGAAGCCTCCACATCGACTTctgacgccaccgccgccaccgcgacgCGGGGTTCGGGGTTGGGGCCGTGGGGGCTGTTCCTATCTTCGAGGGCCCTCTCGTCGACTCGTCCGGTGTCTCTGTCCGCCGGTGATGCGCCTGGCTCGTCCGCTGCGGACCACAG GTCGATACTACCAGAGGATGAGTATCACAAATTAGCAGATGAGACAATACATGACCTGCTTGAAAAACTTGAG GAATATGGTGACTCTCTTCAGATGGATGGCTTTGACATAGACTATGGG AATCAAGTTCTAACACTAAGGTTAGGAGAGTTGGGGACATATGTTGTAAACAAGCAAGCACCAAACAGACAAATTTGGCTATCTTCACCTGTGAG TGGGCCTTCTAGGTTCGATTGGGATGCACCAACAAATTGTTGGATATACAGGCGGACAGGAGCTAATCTTGTTGAACTTCTGGAGAAAGAGATTGGTGAGCTCTGTGGTACCCCAGTAGAACTTTCATAA